Genomic DNA from Cydia fagiglandana chromosome 3, ilCydFagi1.1, whole genome shotgun sequence:
ATAAAACACATGCTTTAATTTAcgctaaataaattaattgactCATTGattatttgataaattaaaattcatttggaGCCAAGCGCGCGtaactattttaaataaattattgaagATGGCACAAGTGTTTAACTGAAGGAAAATCACAAATTAGtagaattaaaaatatatatttcgtTGCACAACCTAATATCAGATTAACTGTTAAAACTCCGTCACTTTGACAGGTGTCACGCTTTTAGTTAAAACTAAATGCATCAGACCAAATTGGATGGTATTCTGCAATATCAAAGTAGATAATAGAAAAAACAAATAAAGActaaataaagaaattatattGTATAATTGAAAAACATCAGTTCATAGCCAAAGTGACAAAATGTATTCGTCTTGAAATGCATACAGTCAGCAAAAATAacgtctaaaataaaaaatgtactgGCAAAATTaataagttaaatataaaatttattcaAGTTGTTGAAATAAtcttgtttgtttgtttagtGATTTATATATCATTTACTCACTGTATACATTTAATTCAATTGCTTAtgctaaaatataatattaatattattcgaAACCCCAATTGCTAaagtgcaaaaaataaaagaatatttaCCCAAAATATTACAGTAacctaaatacaaaaaaacacCAAAAAgtacataacatcaatattttgaAAGCctcaattttaaaattacagccaatattaaataaatatttttcaaaaatttcgATGGTATATTTCATGGAAGCGATATGTAATAAGAATTCATTTAAACGTACACATAATAACCGATATGATCTATTTACCTACACAATTATATTACACATACATCATAGACGAACAATGGACGTATCCATAgacatttttgagatttttatagTATGTAGAGTAAATCTACGCGTAGTTAGGCAATATACAGTTGAAGAGGAAGCGAATGGCACATTATTTTACAGACAACTCTATAGGTACAAGATCTCAAATTCACCAACTACAGAATGATATCAAACACTCAACCACATTGGTCTCAGTACTTGAAGTTGgaaaacaatttaaattttgcCTCAAAGTGATCGTTTCACAATTTCGTCCTACACTATTTTTCTACTTGATTCATACACTCAAGTACAATCGTGTcatattttttccaaaaaaaaagcGTCGATTTGATGTTTTATTGGTTTACAGAACAATTTTAGCCACGTTAACAAAAGAGCTACGAACAGAAggaattcaaaattttgtaaatGGAATGACCGGCCAAGCGGCTATTACACCCACTGTCCACAATTAATTACCCACATTATGAGTTTACTTTTCCTTTTAGATAGTTTTTATAAGGGTACGATTCAATCGCTCACTTATGCCAATACTCTCGGGTGGACATTTCCCAAGTTTTCTATACATGTCCAGTTACATATCGATTTACAACGTACCTACAAGTTGTAAAATCAAGAATCCGATGCCAATACATGCggaaatctgtttctaataaaccgattttaaagccgaccactgactaacagtccgccggacgatatcggccggcagttgttcggaactgtcaaatttttgttctctCTGTTAGTCAGTGTTCGGCTTAAAAGGTGTATTACGAATATATTACTCGTACTTCCTACGTTCATATATACCTCTCGATTGGAAGTTAAGAGAGTGAGTGAGATAAGTGCGCGATTCCATCGTTCACCATCACTTTGCTGTATCAATTAATTGTAGAGTGGTAGCCAGTATGGGTCGGTCCGTCGACTAGTAAACACGTGGCAGGGTTTGTTCTGTGTGGTCTCACGCGTAGAACTCCCGGTTGTTCTGGCCCTTGCCGTAGGAGGCGGCGGCGGGGCTCCGCTTGGGCTCGTCGAGCGCGTACGAGCCCTCGTCCTTCTTGCGCATGCGGTATACTATGAACATCACCACTAGGATCGCGCAGAGGAGGCCGACTACAGCGCCGCCGATTACAGCTGGAATTAGAAAAAACAAGatgttaagataagataaaaaaatagtttattcaagtaggcatattacaatgcgcttatgaacgtcaaataaacctttagtTAGTAAAAAGTTGTGAGATAGGAtaaggaatgagtatataagaggtAGCCTGAAAGCTGCACCCATtacagaaaaagtaagggcaaatcgcctagcgtggtacgtgCATGTGACGCGGAGgaatgaaagtcatgtgacgagaaataTATTACGAATTAATGTgaagggaagtacgaggaaaggaaaaccgaggaaaaggtggttggactgtgtgagagatgatatgaaacaaGGGATTGCAGAACCGGAACTGTTTAAAAGAACCGGGATTTTCGGTACCAGGCAAAAATGGAACTGGGATTTCCTGATATTTCCGGCACTTTCGGGACTGCcttaaaaaatagttttatctCAATTTTCAGGAAAAAAAGCGGGTTATTcctactagttaccaccaagttgttaccagtggtaactactgggaatttttttccaccctttaccactggtaactactgggaaaaataattcccagtagttgcctccaactcggtttggtggtaactactgggaatttatattctcagtagttaccactggtaaaaggtgggaatttttccccagtagttaccaccaaaattttgtaaaatttaaatacttataaaaaGGCAAAAGGGCTTAATATTTTAACTGGCATGGCCCATTAGGAAAACATAATACTGACCGGCAAGAATGCCCGGCTGCGCGAAGAAGCTGGTGGCGCGGTCCTCCGCCTTGGCGTTCATGATGAACACCACGTTGTCCTGCGGCCGCGACTCGGCGCCCACGTTGGTGCCCGAGGGGTCCTGGTCCTGGAATGTCACAATAACGAGGttaatattcatattaaaatatattttgactTGCTTTTCTTCGTGTCATCTTCCTTAGGGCTAAAAAAGACGGCACGCGAACCCGCATGCGATTTCAGTTACATTACGGACtgtggattacgtccaattcaaccgaccaatcaaaacccgcaatggtatgaaactagggttctcgcatcgtctaaatcagcacTTAATAATGATGGCGtgatttaaagtgacattccatttccaactgcagctgcaatactgttcattttctatggaaattgacaatgacagcaacgcgtttccatagtaaaatgaacagtattgcagctgcagttggaaatggaatgtcactcttatgtgGCGTGAGTTAGATGTGTAAACTTGATCGAGGCTCATCAGCCACGTTGGTGAGCTATCttttatacctttttttttttttttttttttttttttttttttttttttttttttttttttttttttttatctataatGTCTATTTTACCAGTGAATATTACTTCTTTGACGTGTTAATTACGTCGATAAAATCCAGTCTTGCTCATCTTCTCACAAACTCATCAAGCAACCACTTGATGAGGGAAACCTCCTTTTTGCATGTTAAAAAATGGGAACCGATCTTATAACAAATCCACTGTCTTATAGAAAGTATAATTGTACTTTCGTTGCAGACGATACTCCTGATGATGACTGGTATCCACACCAAATTGCATTCTGTTGTGCTTTGCAAATCTGTACCTGGATTTGCCGGAACGTAGGTACTCGTAGGAGTAGCAGATATTTCGGGCATCATAGAAGGTAGAATGTGCCGGGGTTGATATCCTTGTTGTTGATTTGCTGATCTTAGTTGATAAGGAAAACATTGAGAACGGTGCTTCGCAGACATGTTTGGTAACAGAATTCCTGGTATACTTACCGTGCCCGGGTTGGCGTCCTCGCTGGAGATGCTGATGGGATCCTGGTCGGGGCGCGAGGGCTGCTCCTCCCCCGCGCCGCGCGGGGTGTCCGCGCCGGGCCCTGGCTTCTCGTCGAGCACACGAGCTGGAAATCGTATACAACTTACGTCagaattcgttttttttttcacaattatggcctggatgcgagtcctTTATGCCAAGTCTTTATTTTACTTTTGTTCGAACACTCATTTAGCTAGAATTCGAGTCAGAAATCGTTTTTGATCAATGCTAAGACGCTAGTCACGAAATAGCTCCTTTGAATGAAACCGATTCAGAACTTTGCATATGTGAAACCTTCTCATCTTTACTAATGCTATTAGAAATATAGAAAATTTTAGGGTATTCTTTTCAAtgagtatgtaggtacttacacttTTTCATTTGGTTCCACGTTTTGTATGCAGATGATAATGTTAGTTGTGACTGTTATTATATTTACTAACCTTAGATTATTTTTGTAAAGCCATTCAGGTTTTATTGGGTTGATGATGACACTTAAAATATTGCCTTAAGGATTATGCAAATTAGTCATTACTCTTTTAGTTGTTAATGATGTCATATTTTGATTCATAGGATTTTCAACTATAACCTTGTTCTTTAGGAGGTTAAATACCTACAGGATTAATCTATGCTGAATATTTCCTGTTTCTTCTTACACTGTTAAATATAGgtaaaaatattaaagtaaCTAAACGTGTAACTTTTTTGTTATGACATTATCATAGACTAACAAATGAAAATTTAGATTAAGAGATAAGAAAAATAGACGATATTTCGGATGACGAAGACTTACATCCCAGGTTCCGGAGTTTAGAGGAAAGGATAGTCACCGAAAGCACACATGAAGGTAAAGATCAAACATCTAATTACAAGATACGATGAACAGGCTCTAAACTAATGGATGAGATCAGATGATTCGGGCTATATAACCGGTACATGCGAATGGgatgatttaaatttaaataatttaactgcATGATGACATCGATCCATGCAAAGAAAAAAAGATGTAAAATTTTGCGAGCACTCCACTTACCGGTGCACTAGGTCCGCTTAAAACTCTACATTTAATTCATTAATAaacacaatttaattaatacgtTATTAAACGTCAGTCGTCTCGCGAGTTTAGAAGGAAACTGAGTTTAGCAAATAGTTGATAATTGTGTGTCAATTGTATTATAATGTTAATTCAAGGTCAGTCGCCAGATAGTCGATGACACGGCTTCTGTTAGTAGgacaatataaaaattaagtaggtattgttttcattcataatttgaGTCTCTCCATGTCTTTCTCATTGTTGTTTGTTGCATTATTTCTAGACCTACATGTGTCTACTATTGCGTTTCTCAGATGGAATATGCAATAATTTTCCAACGCTTTTGTGTCATTTAGCTAAAATAgatgtttacataatattattttttcaagTAGAACATTGTTTTACATGTTTATGTAAGTATACTCTCTTAGgggtcaaaattattttagttACATCAGTCCCGGCAATAACTTTTTCAACGTTAAAAGTGTATGTTTCTCTTTTGATTAAACGATTTTTAATTGTCTCAACAAAACAATTTTAACCCTTgtatcaaattaaattattgagCTTAAAATGAGAAGTGGTTTGAATTGTTACATCTGATGATTATAATTAATTGTATTAGATCATTcgtttaatttattactttttactTATATTTACGTCCATTCTATGGACTATTCTTGAATGCACTTACTAAATGTTTGCGTATGCAGATAGTTAATTAAAATAGAGGTGAACATTTTCAAATCATGGATACCGAAGTCAATCCACTTCCCAATCATAGAACTAGCATAATCACGCTAaacctatttatataaatacatattaattcATCTTCTTTTGATTCTTTCTTGAGAACTTCGTCCGTAGTACATTTTGCTCAAGAAATCTTCTTCAATCGGAAATTTCCCAAAAGGAGCATTAAATAGCGTGATTGCGCAAGTTCATATCCAATAAACTACGCAAAATAAACACATGCAAGCGCTACTCACGATCTACATAATCTGGCGCTACAGTTTCCGGTACTATCGGCGTTTCTGTGGTGGTTGTGGTGGTGGGGATGGTTCTCGGGACGTAGTCCTCGTCATCGGTCAGTGTGAGCCGGCTGTCACCTGAGCCGCGGCCGTCCTCGTCGtccggtccgggtccgggtccccAGCCGGAGCCGGATGACTCGTCGATCTCTAGCCCCGAGCCGTCATCGTCTATGAACAGGTCCCGGTCGGAGGCGAGCGGCTCGTGGTCGTGGAGCGTGTCGGCTTCTGCGACAGGTACCTGGAATTTGAGAATTTATGGTTTAATATCAcccatcatcataggccttcagtctattgcagactaaACAAATAGTGTCAGGCGGGTGAAACGCCGGGGTGGGCCAAATTCTCCCCCTCTCTTGCCAGGAGTGGGGAAAGGAGCGGCGAGTGCCACACACTGTGCATAAACGTATTCCCACTCCGTCGAAAAAAAAAAGGGCAACAACGTTTTTCacggctgtataagccaatacgggagcggcaaccaCGACCGCAAAACAACACTAcagcttataaaacaaagtttcccGCCGCATTTGTCtgttgtgtttgtatgttcgcgataaactaaaaactactgaacggatttgcattcggttttcacctatcaatggagtaattcttgagaaaggtttaggtgtataatttgttaaggttttgtgtaacccgtgcgaagccggggcgaaTCGCTTGTAATATAATAAAGACAATAGAAAATAGAAGAGGAGTACTAATAGGACATCTGCTACGACACGACCTCTTTCTTAAGAACATCATAGAATGAAAAATAGAAGgaaagagaagaagaagaaggtcgagaaaaaaatatttcaaccaaataaaagaaaagattCAGGCCGTGTTAAGGAGTTGGATGATGAGGaccggacgagttggagattactccaccgacaagagcacagctcttaaatataaagaagatgATGCTTTAATGTGGCAAAAAGGTGTAACTATGATCTGGTCATACAGTAAGACTAAGGTAAAATTGCATGGCCTCAATAAGCAATATGTTAGTTTAATCTCTATAGGTAAGATGAACTGATCTGATCTGATGGTAGTTCGGGGGATCCGCAGTTTGGAGCTGGCGTAAGCTAGGAAGACCCTGGAGGAATTAATTAGGTTCCTGTTTCTTGTGCAGGAGGATTAAACTTATTTTGGGCCGTCCAGATGCTTTAGTAAGATCTGGACGTGTAAAGTCTAGAACTCTGGATGAGAGTACCATAAAACTTAGGGAATTCTTAAGCATTTGTTCATCTAATCTAATGCAATTGATGGTGTAATACTAATAATGAAAAAACTGCGATAATAAATACCCTCTAGACTAGAATTTGAAAATGTAAGACTGTAGGAATGTGTAAATTTTGCATTCAAACTATCTAACATTGTATCCAGCGTCCATGGATTGCAACAGCTGATTGGGCGTCCCATTTCATGTATTCTGAATATAATCCTGTGTAGTCAGAAAATGCCAACTTTGGAACAACCGAACCGATTATACGTCATGAGACCGTTATTCAACCATATTACTACGATCCATATGGAAATAAACGCAAATTACGTTCCATATTGAATTAATCTAATCAGGTCATCAAAGATTTAAATACCGCAAGATTTTATCCAAACTAACAAGATTTGATCTCAATTTCAGTTACCTAGGTCACACATTAATATAACTGTAATGTCTGTAATATGGCAATTAGCCACTTTCAGTGTTTTGCAGTACTTACCTAACATATTGGTTTATTTACTGCAACATAAATGCTTGTGTCAGCGCAAcctgtatacatatataatataggcAGCTTTTTAGCTAATATACTCGTACGTTTTtattcgcgaaaaaaaatgtaccatcccatagaaaatggtccagccaaaatgtatcaaacagccaaatttttattttgcgatttcggggttggtcccacagtaaacgttgctcagtataatcccaaaaccaccCTGGTAACGGGagtgcagttattttttagccaccttgTAGATCTAGGTAGACGTCAAATACGCCCTTATCAATGACGTCACAATTTCCAATGCCAGCACTGCACTTTTACGTCACTCGTTCTGCGACAAACTCTGCAGTAAAACATAGATACATCCAGAAGATTCTAGAACACCCTCATTACTTATTCTATTTCTATTCACAGTCCGTCACATGAATAACCCAGCATGTCATCTTTAATGAGAGCAGACGACCTAATTTCTTCCCCTATTGACATTAAAATTTCACTGACCTCAATTTTATTGCAAAGAAACTACAATTTCCACTGAAGTTGCACTAGAATACTAGAAAGTTGGATAAAATAGAAcactaataactaataacacagGGTGACTGTATACGTCATCAATGAATGAGTCCAGTCATGAATGGCTCATTGGTAACACACAAAAATACTCACCTAGGCGCTTCAGTGCAAGAtaaaacagattttttttaaatattaggcCAGATTACGAgtatatgtttaattttgggaTAATTCCGTGTTGTGGCAGTGG
This window encodes:
- the LOC134679907 gene encoding syndecan isoform X2, producing MNAKAEDRATSFFAQPGILAAVIGGAVVGLLCAILVVMFIVYRMRKKDEGSYALDEPKRSPAAASYGKGQNNREFYA
- the LOC134679907 gene encoding syndecan isoform X1, with the translated sequence MHLRIYLWLSCVALAGYVRATEVPVAEADTLHDHEPLASDRDLFIDDDGSGLEIDESSGSGWGPGPGPDDEDGRGSGDSRLTLTDDEDYVPRTIPTTTTTTETPIVPETVAPDYVDPRVLDEKPGPGADTPRGAGEEQPSRPDQDPISISSEDANPGTDQDPSGTNVGAESRPQDNVVFIMNAKAEDRATSFFAQPGILAAVIGGAVVGLLCAILVVMFIVYRMRKKDEGSYALDEPKRSPAAASYGKGQNNREFYA